A section of the Ovis canadensis isolate MfBH-ARS-UI-01 breed Bighorn chromosome 1, ARS-UI_OviCan_v2, whole genome shotgun sequence genome encodes:
- the RIPPLY3 gene encoding protein ripply3 codes for MEAGVLRGGGDGASVSEGPESRLAAFRFFRGALLFKQHSCPSAGDRDSHAPREPCSPARCSQGSRTLPAHRGAVPGLGLSRGKSHPLVNSTHSQKKPPPVPRPPSARRVREVCRPPSSAWKRSCSPIACFRILVGASPAPAVQARRQGGSTGFGLEPTQLAAERALRGCRVLLTVTSLVIQTPWRPWTLTPQEAEPTRAGSELEPGGDQETFGSKGAFGFQHPVRLYLPISKRQEYLQSSGEKVLASFPVQATIHFYNDESESEEELEEDTQLSALQREEVADTSEGKARDGSANPARQPGGLNGRRPPPDPDSPEAAACLSSV; via the exons ATGGAGGCTGGCGTTCTCAGAGGCGGCGGGGATGGGGCGTCTGTAAGCGAGGGGCCTGAGTCCAGGCTGGCCGCCTTCAGGTTCTTCCGCGGGGCCCTGCTCTTCAAACAGCACTCCTGCCCCAGCGCTGGGGACCGCGACAGCCACGCCCCCCGGGAGCCCTGCAGCCCGGCCAGGTGTTCTCAGGGCTCGCGCACCTTACCGGCTCATCGAGGCGCTGTGCCGGGCCTGGGGCTATCCCGAGGAAAATCGCAccca ctggtaaatagcACCCACTCCCAGAAAAAGCCACCTCCCGTCCCAAGGCCCCCATCGGCGAGAAGGGTGCGAGAGGTCTGTCGGCCGCCTTCCTCCGCCTGGAAGCGAAGCTGCAGCCCCATCGCCTGTTTCCGCATCCTAGTCGGTGCGTCCCCGGCGCCCGCGGTCCAGGCCCGAAGGCAGGGCGGGTCCACAGGCTTCG GTCTGGAACCCACCCAGCTGGCCGCTGAGCGAGCCCTGCGGGGGTGTCGCGTCCTCTTGACCGTCACATCCTTGGTGAT CCAAACTCCCTGGAGACCTTGGACCTTGACCCCTCAGGAAGCTGAGCCCACCAGAGCTGGAAGTGAG CTTGAGCCTGGGGGTGATCAAGAAACCTTTGGATCGAAGGGGGCCTTTGGGTTTCAGCATCCTGTCAG ACTCTACTTGCCCATTTCTAAGCGTCAAGAGTATCTGCAGAGCTCTGGGGAGAAGGTGCTGGCCAGTTTCCCTGTGCAAGCCACCATCCACTTCTACAACGACgagtctgagtcagaggaggagctggaggaagaCACCCAGCTCTCCGCCCTGCAGCGCGAGGAGGTGGCAGACACCTCAGAGGGGAAGGCCAGAGACGGGTCTGCAAACCCGGCTCGGCAGCCCGGGGGCCTCAATGGGAGGCGTCCACCCCCCGACCCTGACTCCCCCGAGGCTGCTGCTTGCCTCTCAAGCGTGTAA